A single genomic interval of Stenotrophomonas sp. ZAC14D1_NAIMI4_1 harbors:
- a CDS encoding DUF418 domain-containing protein: MADLPAGCPVNAASLSLQPVASGERIAVLDVLRGVALLGILLMNIEAFSGPLDLAFTGIDARWHGLDYVADAFVYIFVQGKFFTLFSLLFGAGFAVMAQRAQAAGREFTPFYLRRSLGLALIGLCHALLVWSGDILVLYALVSLPLLACREAPRSWLPWMGIVVYLAGVSMMLLIGAMVTLSPAQDLQKMVVDAQQAIDQQRLVYGQGSWLQGNVQRLHEFGSSLGALVITGPEVLGMFLIGSWFAGSGALAEPDRFPRLYAGLRWVALPLGLLVTLAGVLWKPYLAPGQYTLETTAVMSLVSVGAVPMCLGYLAWIVHWRARLGWLAPAGRMALTHYLAQSLACTWLFNHYGLGGFDLMPRAWQVVFALLLFALQVGISHWWLRRFRFGPMEWLWRAMTYRQWPPMRREVAQG, encoded by the coding sequence ATGGCGGACCTGCCTGCCGGATGCCCCGTGAACGCCGCTTCCCTTTCCCTGCAGCCGGTGGCTTCCGGCGAACGCATCGCCGTGCTGGACGTGCTGCGCGGAGTGGCCCTGCTGGGCATCCTGTTGATGAACATCGAGGCCTTCAGCGGACCGCTGGACCTGGCCTTCACCGGCATCGACGCGCGCTGGCACGGGCTGGATTACGTGGCCGACGCCTTCGTCTACATCTTCGTGCAGGGCAAGTTCTTCACCCTGTTCTCGCTGCTGTTCGGTGCCGGCTTCGCGGTCATGGCGCAACGCGCGCAGGCGGCTGGCCGCGAGTTCACTCCGTTCTACCTGCGGCGCAGCCTCGGCCTGGCGCTGATCGGCCTGTGCCATGCGCTGCTGGTGTGGTCCGGCGATATCCTGGTGCTGTACGCGCTGGTGTCGCTGCCGCTGCTTGCCTGCCGCGAAGCGCCGCGCAGCTGGTTGCCGTGGATGGGCATCGTGGTCTACCTGGCCGGCGTGTCGATGATGCTGCTGATCGGCGCGATGGTGACGCTCTCGCCGGCGCAGGACCTGCAGAAAATGGTGGTCGATGCGCAGCAGGCCATCGACCAGCAGCGCCTGGTGTACGGGCAGGGCAGCTGGTTGCAGGGCAATGTGCAGCGCCTGCATGAGTTCGGCTCCTCGCTGGGCGCGCTGGTGATCACCGGGCCGGAAGTGCTGGGCATGTTCCTGATCGGCAGCTGGTTTGCCGGCAGCGGGGCGCTGGCCGAACCGGACCGCTTCCCCCGCCTGTATGCCGGCCTGCGCTGGGTCGCGCTGCCGCTGGGCCTGCTGGTCACGCTTGCCGGGGTGCTGTGGAAGCCCTACCTCGCGCCGGGCCAGTACACCCTGGAAACCACGGCGGTGATGTCGCTGGTGTCGGTCGGTGCGGTGCCGATGTGCCTGGGCTACCTGGCCTGGATCGTGCACTGGCGCGCGCGGCTCGGCTGGCTGGCACCGGCAGGGCGCATGGCGCTGACCCATTATCTGGCGCAGTCGCTGGCCTGCACCTGGCTGTTCAACCATTACGGGCTGGGCGGGTTCGACCTGATGCCGCGCGCCTGGCAGGTGGTGTTCGCGCTGCTGCTGTTCGCACTGCAGGTGGGCATCTCGCACTGGTGGCTGCGGCGCTTCCGCTTCGGCCCGATGGAATGGCTGTGGCGCGCGATGACCTACCGGCAGTGGCCGCCCATGCGCCGCGAGGTCGCGCAGGGCTGA
- a CDS encoding C40 family peptidase translates to MHNTPVSSGLRRILAPALLLALPLLLAACGGGKAVRPATPPPSAHWPATTPDNPEAANSVLMRAISLVGTPYRYGGNTPDSGFDCSGLVTYVYREMVDLKLPRTSRDLAAVQGPKIDPQRLATGDLVFFGSRGNVTHVGIYVGEGRFVHAPSTGGTVRLDSLSGAYWKDHYTGAKRVLR, encoded by the coding sequence ATGCACAACACGCCAGTTTCGTCCGGCCTGCGCCGGATCCTCGCGCCCGCCCTGCTGCTGGCCCTGCCCCTGCTGCTGGCCGCCTGCGGTGGCGGCAAGGCCGTCCGCCCCGCCACGCCGCCGCCGTCGGCGCACTGGCCGGCCACCACGCCGGACAACCCCGAGGCCGCCAATTCGGTACTGATGCGCGCCATCAGCCTGGTCGGCACGCCCTACCGCTATGGCGGCAACACGCCCGACTCGGGCTTTGACTGCAGCGGCCTGGTGACCTACGTGTACCGCGAGATGGTCGACCTGAAGCTGCCGCGCACCTCGCGCGACCTGGCCGCCGTGCAGGGGCCGAAGATCGACCCGCAGCGCCTGGCCACCGGCGACCTGGTGTTCTTCGGCAGCCGCGGCAACGTCACCCATGTCGGCATCTACGTCGGCGAAGGCCGTTTCGTGCACGCGCCGAGCACCGGCGGCACCGTTCGCCTGGACTCGCTCAGCGGCGCCTACTGGAAAGACCACTACACAGGAGCGAAACGCGTTCTTCGCTAA
- a CDS encoding C40 family peptidase, protein MGLALCLTSLPAWSQSAPTKTDATPATVAETARPAAKADAAAPQRSRADAAASATLAALLPHLAANDTIPLMDRSAMVAGDLSRLLANYDTSSVATGAVVGNLDDNGKVQSLLRRAMTLLGTPYRWGGSNPDSGFDCSGLVGYVFRSALGIELPRVSREMAHDNNAELINDRAALAAGDLVFFGRKGRVDHVGIYVGEGRFLHAPSTGKDVRVDTLLTGYWGNKFMQARRVEL, encoded by the coding sequence CTGGGCCTGGCGCTGTGTCTGACCAGCCTTCCGGCCTGGTCGCAGAGTGCCCCCACCAAGACCGACGCGACCCCGGCCACCGTGGCCGAGACCGCCCGGCCGGCCGCCAAGGCCGACGCTGCCGCTCCCCAGCGCAGCCGCGCCGATGCCGCCGCCAGCGCCACCCTGGCCGCCCTGCTGCCGCATCTGGCCGCCAACGACACCATTCCGCTGATGGACCGCTCGGCCATGGTTGCCGGCGACCTCAGCCGCCTGCTCGCCAACTACGACACCAGCAGCGTCGCCACCGGCGCCGTGGTGGGCAACCTGGATGACAACGGCAAGGTGCAGTCCCTGCTGCGCCGTGCGATGACCCTGCTGGGCACCCCCTACCGTTGGGGTGGCAGCAACCCGGACAGCGGCTTCGACTGCAGCGGCCTGGTCGGTTACGTGTTCCGCTCGGCCCTGGGCATCGAGCTGCCGCGCGTCTCGCGCGAAATGGCCCATGACAACAATGCCGAACTGATCAACGACCGTGCCGCGCTGGCCGCCGGCGATCTGGTCTTCTTCGGCCGCAAGGGTCGCGTCGACCACGTCGGCATCTATGTCGGCGAAGGCCGCTTCCTGCACGCACCGAGCACCGGCAAGGATGTCCGCGTCGACACCCTGCTGACCGGCTACTGGGGCAACAAGTTCATGCAGGCACGCCGCGTCGAGCTCTGA
- a CDS encoding transporter, with translation MHTYLRLTPLALAALAANAFAQEPATEAKDGADVQALISQLEQLKANYAQEVRRLRELDMQVQAMQARLSGRAGGATTPAAPLAPAAAAAAPPSSEGYASTAAEAQQAKQEARRSVDDVKQQQAALFSRRFTLENSLTYARYDRKQLSLNGFLALDAIFLGNIAIENVESDSLTYNLAARWGVSPNLTLNMDVPYLARRTVYQKGGAGGAAAAIAQEETNGNGLGDISASANYRLFGERGWRPETVLTGGVTAPTGRAPYGLDWKVLERDDDDYIRFAVPREQPTGNGVWQANLGVSMVKTADPAILFANAGYIHSFPRGFDDIDSNPDTVNPGDVKLGGSVYFGAGVAFAFNERTSLSISFSDKISARASTRFQGGQWVKVIGSDANAASLNLGVTYALNQHATMVTLLGIGLTPDAPDFTLSFKVPYML, from the coding sequence ATGCACACTTATTTGCGGCTTACCCCGCTGGCGCTGGCGGCGCTGGCGGCCAACGCCTTCGCCCAGGAACCGGCGACGGAGGCCAAGGACGGTGCCGACGTACAGGCACTGATTTCCCAGCTGGAACAGCTCAAGGCCAACTACGCACAGGAAGTGCGCCGCCTGCGCGAGCTGGACATGCAGGTGCAGGCCATGCAGGCCCGCCTGAGCGGACGTGCCGGCGGCGCCACGACCCCGGCAGCACCCCTCGCCCCGGCGGCCGCAGCCGCAGCGCCACCCAGCAGCGAGGGGTATGCCAGCACCGCGGCCGAGGCCCAGCAGGCCAAGCAGGAGGCGCGGCGCAGCGTGGATGACGTGAAACAGCAGCAGGCAGCGCTGTTCTCGCGCAGGTTCACCCTGGAAAACAGCCTCACCTACGCGCGCTACGACCGCAAGCAGCTCAGCCTCAACGGCTTCCTGGCCTTGGATGCGATCTTCCTCGGCAATATCGCCATCGAGAACGTCGAATCCGATTCGCTGACCTACAACCTGGCCGCGCGCTGGGGTGTCAGCCCGAACCTGACGTTGAACATGGACGTGCCCTACCTGGCACGGCGCACCGTGTACCAGAAGGGCGGTGCGGGGGGTGCGGCGGCGGCCATCGCGCAGGAAGAGACCAATGGCAACGGCCTGGGTGATATCAGCGCGAGCGCCAACTACCGCCTGTTCGGCGAGCGTGGCTGGCGCCCGGAAACAGTGCTGACCGGCGGCGTCACCGCACCCACCGGCCGCGCGCCCTATGGCCTGGACTGGAAGGTGCTCGAGCGCGATGACGATGACTACATCCGCTTCGCGGTGCCGCGCGAACAACCGACCGGCAACGGCGTATGGCAGGCCAACCTGGGCGTGTCGATGGTGAAGACAGCCGACCCGGCGATCCTGTTCGCCAACGCCGGCTACATCCATTCCTTCCCGCGCGGCTTCGACGATATCGACAGCAACCCGGACACCGTGAATCCCGGCGACGTGAAGCTGGGCGGGTCGGTGTACTTCGGTGCCGGCGTGGCCTTTGCCTTCAACGAGCGCACGAGCCTGAGCATTTCCTTCAGCGACAAGATCAGCGCACGCGCGTCGACGCGGTTCCAGGGCGGGCAGTGGGTGAAGGTGATCGGCAGCGATGCCAATGCAGCGTCGTTGAACCTGGGCGTGACGTATGCGCTGAACCAGCACGCGACGATGGTGACGCTGCTGGGCATCGGCCTGACCCCGGATGCGCCGGACTTCACCCTGTCGTTCAAGGTGCCGTACATGTTGTAG
- a CDS encoding sigma-54 dependent transcriptional regulator: MAASLQVPSRCVIWFGQPLAGEREALAAAGWQLRCVSPSPAMAVGLRGRDHLVAVLDLRHLDAEALGPLLPWVEQHHHLPWLAVLPAGLDAPPPSWAPLLRACQDQFTLPRELQDLLTAMQRDCGEEDPPTASMRDGGGLPALIGDSQALLAVRAALHKFAPVELPVLVTGETGTGKELAAQALHALSGRAGRPFLAVNCGAIPASLVQSELFGHERGAFTGAAQRRVGLFETADGGTVFLDEVGDLPADAQTSLLRVLQEGTLERVGSNQPLRVDVRVLAATHVDLEQAVAQGRFRRDLYYRLNVLRLPMPALRDRGNDVLLLAEHFLRSFRNRHPGRARGFDPGARLAMRHFDWPGNVRELLNRVQRAAIVSEHELISASDLDMADAETPAPRAVLQDARGQVERDVLLRTLKMHGYNVSACARHMQVSRVTVYRLCRKHRLELPPER; this comes from the coding sequence ATGGCGGCAAGCCTGCAGGTTCCATCACGCTGTGTGATCTGGTTCGGCCAGCCCCTGGCGGGCGAGCGCGAGGCGCTGGCGGCCGCCGGTTGGCAGCTGCGCTGCGTCAGCCCCTCGCCCGCCATGGCCGTGGGCCTGCGCGGGCGCGACCACCTGGTGGCCGTGCTGGACCTGCGCCATCTCGATGCAGAGGCGCTGGGGCCCTTGCTGCCCTGGGTCGAGCAGCACCACCATCTGCCCTGGCTGGCCGTGCTGCCGGCAGGCCTGGATGCACCACCGCCCAGCTGGGCACCGCTGCTGCGTGCCTGCCAGGACCAGTTCACCCTGCCCCGCGAACTGCAGGACCTGCTGACGGCGATGCAGCGTGACTGCGGCGAGGAGGATCCGCCCACGGCATCGATGCGCGACGGCGGCGGCCTGCCGGCCCTGATCGGCGACAGCCAGGCGCTGTTGGCCGTACGGGCTGCCCTGCACAAGTTCGCCCCGGTGGAACTGCCGGTGCTGGTCACCGGCGAAACCGGCACCGGCAAGGAGCTGGCGGCGCAGGCCCTGCACGCCTTGTCCGGTCGTGCCGGCCGGCCCTTCCTGGCGGTCAACTGCGGCGCCATTCCAGCCAGCCTGGTGCAGTCGGAGCTGTTCGGCCACGAGCGCGGCGCCTTCACCGGGGCCGCGCAGCGCCGGGTGGGCCTGTTTGAAACCGCCGATGGCGGCACGGTGTTCCTGGACGAGGTGGGCGACCTGCCGGCCGATGCCCAGACCAGCCTGCTGCGGGTGCTGCAGGAAGGCACCCTGGAGCGGGTCGGCAGCAACCAGCCCCTGCGGGTGGACGTGCGCGTGCTGGCGGCCACCCATGTCGACCTCGAGCAGGCCGTGGCCCAGGGGCGGTTCCGCCGCGACCTGTACTACCGGCTCAACGTGCTGCGGCTGCCGATGCCGGCGCTGCGCGACCGTGGCAACGACGTGCTGCTGCTGGCCGAGCATTTCCTGCGCAGCTTCCGCAACCGCCATCCGGGCCGCGCGCGCGGCTTCGATCCCGGCGCGCGCCTGGCGATGCGCCATTTCGACTGGCCCGGCAACGTGCGCGAACTGTTGAACCGGGTGCAGCGCGCGGCGATCGTCAGCGAACACGAACTGATCAGCGCCAGCGACCTGGACATGGCCGACGCCGAGACCCCGGCCCCGCGCGCGGTGCTGCAGGATGCCCGCGGCCAGGTCGAGCGCGATGTGCTGCTGCGGACGCTGAAGATGCATGGCTACAACGTATCGGCCTGCGCGCGGCACATGCAGGTATCGCGGGTGACGGTGTACCGGTTGTGCCGGAAGCATCGCCTGGAACTGCCTCCGGAGCGGTAG
- a CDS encoding peptidylprolyl isomerase: protein MKIEKDRVVRFHYTVSEVGQAPIESSKDRGEPLSILIGHGNIIPGLENAMMDKEAGATFDVDVTAADAYGERREGLSQRVPKKHFGNAKLVPGQQVVLQTNFGPRAVTVQKVGMSVVDVDLNHPMAGKDLHFDVEIVEVREAAKEEIDHGHVHGDGGHQH, encoded by the coding sequence ATGAAGATCGAAAAAGACCGCGTTGTCCGCTTCCACTACACCGTCTCCGAGGTCGGCCAGGCGCCGATCGAATCGTCCAAGGACCGCGGTGAGCCGCTGTCGATCCTGATCGGCCACGGCAACATCATCCCGGGCCTGGAAAACGCCATGATGGACAAGGAAGCCGGCGCGACCTTCGACGTCGACGTCACGGCGGCCGATGCCTACGGCGAGCGTCGCGAGGGCCTGTCCCAGCGCGTGCCGAAGAAGCACTTCGGCAACGCCAAGCTGGTCCCGGGCCAGCAGGTCGTGCTGCAGACCAACTTCGGCCCGCGCGCGGTCACCGTGCAGAAGGTCGGCATGAGCGTGGTCGACGTCGACCTGAACCACCCGATGGCCGGCAAGGACCTGCATTTCGACGTCGAGATCGTCGAAGTGCGCGAAGCCGCCAAGGAAGAAATCGACCACGGCCATGTCCATGGCGACGGTGGCCACCAGCACTGA